The following nucleotide sequence is from Salvia miltiorrhiza cultivar Shanhuang (shh) chromosome 7, IMPLAD_Smil_shh, whole genome shotgun sequence.
TTGATCATCATATACACCCGCCCGTTGCATAACAGCAGAAGCAAGTTTAGCCAAATTATCTGTGACTGCTTAGGAAGAGAAAGAGACAGATATCTTAGAACAAATAAAAGCTCTTATGCTATACACATCTCTATTAAAACAATAACAAGTAGTAACCATGCATCTAAATCTCTCATTAAGATCAACCAGACTGTAAGTACGACGTTAAACACATCACCATCGATACTTCATAAGTAAATCAAAGATCACAATCACTTCAACTTTAAAAGCATGCATAGCATTTCATAGAGAGAATACATTTAGCTATCCTCAAAGTCCATTTTCAATAAAGAACCATCCGCAAAAAATTATAGGTATCTATTATCACACTTTGCTATAATGCTTTATAGAAAAGACATACAATTCCAAATAACAGAAAATTCCAAATGATACCAAGAGATTTCACAAGTCAGGGAAAgcaaaagttaaagaaaaaagcAAGGTAGCATATAAGCTTTACTCACCCAAATTAAATCTGTGCACACATCCTTTATGGTCTTTGAGTTTGAAAAAAAATGTCATCTTACTGTATAAAAGAGAATGCAAATGATTAGTATATATGTTTCACCGTCATCAATATACTAAACAATGGTAAGCAAGACCTTTGAGTGTCACCATCATCAGAGGGCTTCAATATAAGTTTTGAATCCATAAGCGTTTCCATCACCGTAATCGCAGCCTCAGTAGATGCAACTAAGATATTCTCGAGCTAGAAGAAAAATGGAAAGCATGTAATTTTTGCTCTTGAGAAATAACATCTCTACACTACTACAATGTTCACTTTTTGAATTAGCAGATATCTCTATAATTATCAATATCTTATGTTGTACAACAATTCAACCAATCATTTCTTGCCACATCATCACCACTAGTTACATATGACTTGGTGCTGCGCTTACCAATctaatatattctctctctttttgatgatgTGGTTTACCCCCACACCATCCACCAAGAATATACAACTTTTGGCGGACAACAAAATTGTGGACCAAAGTTTTCTATCTTACAAAACTTAAGAAAGTAAAGGTATCTGGTTTACATTTTTACAAAATGAATATTATTTGTGCAGTAACCAACACCTTACTTTTCTCAGGATAAAGTTCAGTCACTTAAGAAACACAAGTTGAGAAGAATATTGATGAAAAATACGAGAGATACAAAGATGATACTTgatagagaatgaagacaaGAAGCTCTATTTTATATGCATGACTTAAAAGATAAATGCATATATCCGACTTCAGTTAACCTCAAAATCAGGATGGGGTATCCTTTTGAGTATAAATAAGCTGCAATCATATTAGGATGGGGAACCATCAGAGATATTTGGCATACTTGGCACATGACTTGTGAGCAAGCTTGTGAGATCTCATTAAATATTGTTTGACACTAAATATGATATTTTATACTTTCACTTGATAAACATACGATACATATAATTAAACTTATCCCACGGATGAAAATCACAAATTTTGGCAAATACATGGTAGCCTTTAGAGAACAAAACCTATTTCTTTTAATGAATTGTCAAatagttcaatttatatatgaagCTCTTTAAATGAAGTAAAATACAATAAGCCCAGGCTCATAACAAACAAGACAAGCTTGCCTTGTCTTGCATGAATGAATTACTACTCAAGTTTTGGCAATACACCCAAATATAGAGGTACACTGAACAGTTGTCTtaataaacaacaaaatgaaatcaataaaatcacgccaaaaagaaacaacaaaataCAAAAATGCAGAGACACTTGATATAGGCCAATCAGGAAGGAACTTTACCTCATAAATTACTCTCTTAGTTATCTGCAAAACATCAACACAAGCTGCAACATTTCCATCTGCAAAGGAAAATGTCATTGTTTCTATATAATAAACAGTGCACACATTCACAGATAGAAAACTAGTACTGACCTTTGTCAACAACAGGAAGAGGTGCAAATTTCCCATCACGCATTATGTACAGTACTTCAAGAATAGTTGTATCTAGTGTTGTGCATTTAGGGTCGGGTGTCATAACCTAGAGACCAAATAACACGAAGGAACAAGAAGtcaaaaccaaaaaatcaaacaatGATTATAAGATGAAAGTTAGGGTTAACCGCCCCACTTCCAGTAAAATTCAAACTAGTGTAAAAGTATCACTCCAAACTTCAAGGGGTCATAGCAAAAATTCATTTAATCTGAATTACATTAAGGTGCAAAGGCAGCTTCGCAAGTGGTGGCTAAATCATATCAATAAAGATCAAATATTTATGCCACCTTCTGCAAAGATAATGTATGATCTACAAGTTGGAGCACTAAGAAAATAAGTAGTCAAACCTTCTCCACTAGAGTAACCTCAGGAGAGAGGTTCTGGGCCACAACGCGCATAAGAATATCTTTTGAACTGAAAAACCAAAAACcaaaaagtgaaaagaaaagcataaatagaaaaagttaattttttttaaaaatgaacaaaatcattataaatcattTTGGAAAGATAAAATGACAATCAAGAGACATTCTTTCACATTCCTAAAGTATATAAAGACAATTAGAGATTTTTGATCAAAGATAGTACGTGAGTATCCCGCGAATGTTGTTTCCTGTCATAATAAGAACATAATTGACCCATGAATCCCGCATTTTTTTAGCAGCAACATAAACTGTGTCTGAAGGTGATACAGTTGCAACCCTGAATAAACGATATAAATAGAGTAGCATAAGCAATACTGAAAAACTGATTGTCCCATCTCAAACGAAATATAAACCTTAGGAAGTACACCTTCTTACCTATAAGGCTCCAAAATAATAGTAGATATAGAAGATCTGAACAAGCGGTCACGAATGCCCTCGAAAGCTGCTATTTCTAAAACATAAATACAAACAATAGAAACAGAATCTCTTGTCAAAATTACAGACCTTTATACAAATCAAAAATAGCAAACCAATCAAGTGAAAACATAAGAAGCATTCATTAGTGGCAAAACAAAATAAGATAGTATTTACAATTCCTTtaaagggataatattatcacatcaaaaaAATAGATGAATTATATTATTACTCTTTGGGTGAAAAAGAGAAATGAGAAAGAGTGAAAttttcttttgtagaaaatgaggggaAAGAAAGAAGGAATTTAAAGGGAAAATATTTGTCTTATCCtttttttctcatgataaatttacttCAAAAGAGCCCACATGGAAGTTTGAACTAGCAAACGTTTAGGTCCTTGAATCTAAGCAAAAAGCTTGAATATGAACTAGTTTGGACTTTGGATCCACTGCTACCAAACATAGTGTCGTATATCATCTTCACTAATCaacccaattaaaaaaaatgaacatgTCAATCTAAGTTGTATGATATGTAACTTTATCCAACTTTTAACTTTAATAACTCTCTAGTTCATAGCATTCCATTGCATTGTAAGGACACAATACAACTTAATTTTACTACGACAAGGTTATCATGCATATCTATTACAAGAAATGTTCCTTACAGACATGTAATAAGCAACCACAAATTAATATACCTATGAAAGATAGGGCTAGCAGAAAGTGAACATATGCAAGTAAGTTGTGTTCTCTAACACTAAGTAGATCTTCACTTTAGTTAGAATTCTAGTACTGAGCTTCCCAATATGACTCCAATATTTACAGCAAATATGCATTGAATATGTGTTCTCTAACCCTAAGGAGATATTTTTTTCATTGGAATACATGCAAACTGATATTACAAATAAACACTGACAAGAATAATAAACTAACCAGGTAAGTCGTTTCCATATCGATGTTCATGTCCTTGTTCATACACTCTTGCTGTCATAACACTTTTCTTCTTGACATatttctctatacttaatatggTATCATCAAGGCAACTAGTAATATCTAACAGGGCTATGATTTGATCGCTCTCAAAAACCGGAAGATGCCTACAATTCCCTGTTAAAAAAGTAAAAGGAAATGTCGAGTATAAGAAAGTAACTAGACAATGGAATATTGCGTTTCTTTGTGAAACACAAAAACTTCTTAGGCAATTAAGAGCAAGCAACAAGCAAAGGAAAAGGTAACCTATGACCGTTATCTGCAAAGCTTCAATAATCGGAGCACTTGAGCTCACAATAGATCGGTCTCTTGTCATAACTTCTGAAATTAATGTCCGGTCGGGTTTCAATTGCTTTGCTACAACCCTAGTCATAATGTCCTGTGCACCAAAAATGAACCAATATAACTAACAAACAAGGAGATATTGATacatattttaattcaattgaTTTCAGAGATATATATTCCAAGATATATACGTACATATACACAAATACAACATATGCAATAAAACTGCTCTCAGATCTTTACTTTCAAACTTCAATTTTGCATTAGCATATGCAATAAAACtagaaaacaaacaaaagaaagagtaaGGAATAATATGACGACTACACACAGCTCATATTATTATCTCTCATAATATTACCTTATCAGTGACGATTCCTGAAACCAAATTATTAGTATCATTCACCAGAACAGCATCTACACATATGGCCGCCATTCTTTTACAGACATCTAGTACAGTCGTCCCTTCGGAAACTGTGAGTTTCTTGGATAATTGAAGATTCTTCAAtgttctctctccctcaccACTACATGTACATATATAACTCAATCATGTCAATTGACCAAGCAAAGAAATATAATCACTATATGAGAATGAAAATACGtcaattttcaaaaatcaagATATGATACGTCAAAAatacgtttttattttttatttattatatattatatactagTATATACTAAAAGTCCATAATTCATGGGTCTGACATATTCATGTCAATAGCCATtaataatcaattttaaaattcctATTATCCTAAAGCATTATAATTTATAGACATAAAATCAACAATTACTTAATTTACTTCCCAACTACAAAATCACCggataccaattaattcccaataattaaaaaacaataGATCCTGCTAGGGATGTTAAAAAAGCCCAAAACCGACGGTTCGACCCGAATAGACTGATAAAAAATGAAGGTTAAggttgaaaatttttagcccaaaaaaaTTTATCCCGAATggcccgagcccgatagggttggcccgattaaccaaatactttcttaataattgatttttaaacttcaatactttactttttaattcgataataacattttgatgcttatagaatatgctttaatttttttcaacggttaataacaaacttctatgatataaaagtcaacgaAAGAtaatcatttatgttaaatctcCATACAATTTTTATCGAAAATGAAGTTAAAGTTAGACATTGTGTAAACTTacgttaaaataacactaatttttgtatctaaaacaaGACGAAAAGTCTTAATCTAAAAAACAAGACATATTTTTGttacaagaatatgattatctataaaaaaataaatattaaaaaatcgTAAACTTacgggcccgaacgggctagcccgagttagggtcgaaaaattttagcccgaaaaataaaaaaaaaagaaccgaCTAGTCTGAACCAAAAGtaacccgaaaccgagtggattggcccgattgacattagggatggcaatttaCCCGCGGGTAATTAATACCCGCAAAAACCCGAACCTATTATGGTGGGTTTGAgaggcatttgatatccacggatagtttcgtggttgcaattcactatccatttagttccatttagttcgtgggtatgagtttTGATACTTATTATCCATACttgcgaaacccgtttacccgcgaaaaatatccgcaaaaatacccgtcaattacccgtgaaatacccgtcaattaccctttaaatttgttataaatttataattaaattttattttgcgGGTATTCAATAGATAGTGGATGGCGGGTATCCGACGGATAGCGGGTGGCgaatacccgacgggtagcgggtatccgcgggtggcgggtttggataccatttgatatctatggatagtttcgtggttaaaaaccactatccatttagttcgtggatatgagtatggatagtcactatccgtacccatCGTACCCGATTGCTATCCCTAATTGACATCCCTGGATCCTGCCAATTGATGTAGGCGCGGCCAGCAGCGCACAAGTGCGTGAATAGCTTCGGAGTCAGCGGTGATGATtgagagggtgtttggctaagcttataagctccttaaaaCAACTTACAAGCTTCTTCaaaatgtttggcaaaataagctcataaacagattataagctccaaaaataagctccaagagcttataaattcccaaaaaaataagttcctctaccccaacttatttttttataatctcatatgcaacaatcattttacaattatttttcaactataatttattattttcatcatatatcatttatgttcatttttcttcgattttctctctctaaattttttttttctctctttagcAAAAAATTCACTCTCTAACTTATatgctcaattatccaaacactttgacaacttataagctcttaaaaattactccctccgtcccagctttttgtatccacttttagtagtatttactactaaaagtggatacaaaaagctgggacggagggagtacattttataaacttttgaaacatcttataagctccaagagcttataagctctttaaaaaaagcttagccaaacaccctctgaaTGAGGTTTGAGAAGAATGACACACGGGCTAAGGTTTACAGTATGACAACAATTTTAATTAACATATTAAACACTTTTACACAATAACACACATATTAACCAATTAATTGGACAAATAACACCAACATAACAATAACATAAGTCAAatctcatttttctttaaaaaaaaaaaaaaaaaaaaaaaaagaccacCACTCAAATCTCATTCCATATAATATACCAAATTCAGAAACCAAATAATAAGTCTACAAATTCAGAAACACTGACATAACAGATCTCATTCCAAATAATAAGCACGCAAATTCAGAAA
It contains:
- the LOC130995134 gene encoding CBS domain-containing protein CBSCBSPB3-like isoform X3 codes for the protein MAESRIPVIGEGERTLKNLQLSKKLTVSEGTTVLDVCKRMAAICVDAVLVNDTNNLVSGIVTDKDIMTRVVAKQLKPDRTLISEVMTRDRSIVSSSAPIIEALQITVIGNCRHLPVFESDQIIALLDITSCLDDTILSIEKYVKKKSVMTARVYEQGHEHRYGNDLPEIAAFEGIRDRLFRSSISTIILEPYRVATVSPSDTVYVAAKKMRDSWVNYVLIMTGNNIRGILTSKDILMRVVAQNLSPEVTLVEKVMTPDPKCTTLDTTILEVLYIMRDGKFAPLPVVDKDGNVAACVDVLQITKRVIYELENILVASTEAAITVMETLMDSKLILKPSDDGDTQSKMTFFFKLKDHKGCVHRFNLAVTDNLAKLASAVMQRAGVYDDQKGFQLLMEIWLLLFPKQNLWVIRS
- the LOC130995134 gene encoding CBS domain-containing protein CBSCBSPB3-like isoform X2; the protein is MAESRIPVIGEGERTLKNLQLSKKLTVSEGTTVLDVCKRMAAICVDAVLVNDTNNLVSGIVTDKDIMTRVVAKQLKPDRTLISEVMTRDRSIVSSSAPIIEALQITVIGNCRHLPVFESDQIIALLDITSCLDDTILSIEKYVKKKSVMTARVYEQGHEHRYGNDLPEIAAFEGIRDRLFRSSISTIILEPYRVATVSPSDTVYVAAKKMRDSWVNYVLIMTGNNIRGILTSKDILMRVVAQNLSPEVTLVEKVMTPDPKCTTLDTTILEVLYIMRDGKFAPLPVVDKDGNVAACVDVLQITKRVIYELENILVASTEAAITVMETLMDSKLILKPSDDGDTQSKMTFFFKLKDHKGCVHRFNLVTDNLAKLASAVMQRAGVYDDQKGFQLLYEDDEGDKIVLTTDGDLVAAVSQAKSMGHKVLRIHLQYYDSRQEMKELSSTTMTTIERSEETLTTAERSGWAILTVVVVVGFLAIYLFFKLS
- the LOC130995134 gene encoding CBS domain-containing protein CBSCBSPB3-like isoform X4 gives rise to the protein MAESRIPVIGEGERTLKNLQLSKKLTVSEGTTVLDVCKRMAAICVDAVLVNDTNNLVSGIVTDKDIMTRVVAKQLKPDRTLISEVMTRDRSIVSSSAPIIEALQITVIGNCRHLPVFESDQIIALLDITSCLDDTILSIEKYVKKKSVMTARVYEQGHEHRYGNDLPEIAAFEGIRDRLFRSSISTIILEPYRVATVSPSDTVYVAAKKMRDSWVNYVLIMTGNNIRGILTSKDILMRVVAQNLSPEVTLVEKVMTPDPKCTTLDTTILEVLYIMRDGKFAPLPVVDKDGNVAACVDVLQITKRVIYELENILVASTEAAITVMETLMDSKLILKPSDDGDTQSKMTFFFKLKDHKGCVHRFNLVTDNLAKLASAVMQRAGVYDDQKGFQLLMEIWLLLFPKQNLWVIRS
- the LOC130995134 gene encoding CBS domain-containing protein CBSCBSPB3-like isoform X1 produces the protein MAESRIPVIGEGERTLKNLQLSKKLTVSEGTTVLDVCKRMAAICVDAVLVNDTNNLVSGIVTDKDIMTRVVAKQLKPDRTLISEVMTRDRSIVSSSAPIIEALQITVIGNCRHLPVFESDQIIALLDITSCLDDTILSIEKYVKKKSVMTARVYEQGHEHRYGNDLPEIAAFEGIRDRLFRSSISTIILEPYRVATVSPSDTVYVAAKKMRDSWVNYVLIMTGNNIRGILTSKDILMRVVAQNLSPEVTLVEKVMTPDPKCTTLDTTILEVLYIMRDGKFAPLPVVDKDGNVAACVDVLQITKRVIYELENILVASTEAAITVMETLMDSKLILKPSDDGDTQSKMTFFFKLKDHKGCVHRFNLAVTDNLAKLASAVMQRAGVYDDQKGFQLLYEDDEGDKIVLTTDGDLVAAVSQAKSMGHKVLRIHLQYYDSRQEMKELSSTTMTTIERSEETLTTAERSGWAILTVVVVVGFLAIYLFFKLS